The Vitis riparia cultivar Riparia Gloire de Montpellier isolate 1030 chromosome 3, EGFV_Vit.rip_1.0, whole genome shotgun sequence genome includes a region encoding these proteins:
- the LOC117911353 gene encoding protein FAR1-RELATED SEQUENCE 2-like, with amino-acid sequence MEIDLELPSGEDDKFNTGSKMNNDIVDVPDGIHVGEDVHAPTIGEQIKENLGENVGEDVIGGGDQVDVNTLGAVSGATNYEPQNGLEFESKEAAYSFYREYARSVGFGITIKASRRSKRSGKFIDVKIACSRFGSKRESSTTVNQRSCPKTDCKASMHMKRRQDGKWTIYSFVKEHNHEICPDDFYYAIRGRNKQSGVVALQKKGLQLALEGEDVKMLLEHFIRMQDESPNFYYAIDLDHEKRLRNVFWVDAKGRHDYSNFCDVVFFDTSYVRDKYRIPLVPIVGVNNHFQFIMFGCALIGDECASSFVWLMRTWLKAMGGEAPDVIITDQEKSLKEAIPEVFPDAHHCFCVWHILRKIPEYLSGIMNQYESFMENFNKCISRSWTEEQFEKRWWKMLDKFGLKEDPRFRLLYEDRQKWVPVYLGKICLAGISRNDLYGSITSFLDKYVHKDTTFKEFLVQYKAFSQDRYEMEAKADYETQQKQPTLRSLSPFEKQMSTIYTHEVFKKFQAEVLGVVGCQLKKERENEGTMIFQVDDFEERQDFIVAWNKTDSNICCLCHSFEYKGFLCRHALLVLQISGVSNIPSHYILKRWTKDAKIGRTIGEVSNGLQYRVQRFNDLCKRAIKLSEEGSLSQETFDIAIEALDEALKHCVGVNNSITSVLEPNTLAIHGFLDIEVENHSNNTTKASKKKKAYKKRKVRSDSEGLTIGMQDSCQQMEQLDSRMHTLDNCYVPQQDMQGMELGSREPSLDGYYSAQQNMQGMGQLNSIPPIRDGYFSNQQGMQGLGQLNSIQTRVSHYGAQQSMQGLLQGQLSFRAPAMQGCFDIQDSLQDMEQSVGSSQFHGIVTKHLHGKHLSR; translated from the exons ATGGAGATTGATCTCGAACTGCCTTCAGGCGAAGACGACAAGTTCAACACTGGATCAAAGATGAATAATGATATTGTTGATGTCCCTGATGGAATTCATGTTGGTGAAGATGTTCATGCTCCTACAATAGGTGAACAAATTAAGGAAAACCTTGGAGAGAATGTGGGTGAAGATGTTATTGGTGGTGGGGATCAAGTAGATGTGAACACACTTGGAGCAGTTAGTGGGGCCACAAATTATGAGCCCCAAAATGGTTTGGAATTTGAATCAAAGGAGGCAGCATATTCTTTTTACAGAGAATATGCTAGGTCTGTGGGGTTTGGTATCACAATAAAAGCCAGTCGCCGTTCAAAACGATCCGGGAAATTCATTGATGTAAAAATTGCATGTTCTAGATTTGGAAGCAAGCGGGAGTCCAGTACAACTGTTAATCAACGATCATGTCCAAAAACAGACTGCAAGGCTAGCATGCATATGAAGAGAAGGCAAGATGGAAAATGGACTatatatagttttgtaaaaGAGCACAACCATGAAATTTGTCCAGATGATTTTTATTATGCTATCAGGGGGCGGAACAAGCAATCTGGTGTGGTTGCTCTTCAGAAGAAAGGACTGCAGTTGGCTTTAGAAGGGGAAGATGTAAAGATGTTGCTTGAGCATTTTATCCGCATGCAAGATGAGAGTCCCAACTTTTATTATGCTATTGATTTGGACCATGAAAAACGTTTGAGAAATGTTTTCTGGGTTGATGCAAAGGGTAGGCATGATTATAGTAATTTCTGTGATGTAGTCTTCTTTGATACTTCTTATGTTAGAGACAAATACAGAATCCCCTTAGTTCCTATTGTTGGAGTGAATAATCATTTCCAGTTTATTATGTTTGGATGTGCATTAATTGGGGATGAGTGTGCATCAAGTTTTGTTTGGTTAATGCGGACATGGCTTAAAGCAATGGGTGGTGAAGCTCCAGATGTGATTATTACTGATCAAGAAAAATCGTTGAAAGAAGCTATCCCAGAAGTGTTTCCTGATGCACACCATTGTTTTTGTGTGTGGCATATATTGAGAAAGATTCCTGAATATTTAAGTGGTATTATGAATCAGTATGAAAgttttatggaaaattttaaCAAATGCATTTCTCGTTCTTGGACAGAAGAACAGTTTGAAAAGAGATGGTGGAAAATGCTTGATAAATTTGGACTTAAGGAGGATCCAAGGTTTCGATTATTGTATGAAGATCGCCAAAAGTGGGTCCCAGTTTATCTAGGGAAAATTTGTTTAGCTGGTATATCTAGGAATGACCTATATGGAAGTATAACCTCTTTCTTGGACAAGTATGTGCATAAAGATACTACATTTAAGGAGTTTTTGGTGCAATACAAAGCATTTTCTCAAGACAGGTATGAAATGGAAGCTAAAGCTGATTATGAAACACAACAGAAGCAACCAACCTTAAGATCTTTGTCACCTTTTGAGAAACAAATGTCAACAATTTATACACATGAAGTGTTCAAAAAGTTCCAGGCTGAGGTTTTGGGAGTGGTTGGGTGTCAATTGAAGAAAGAACGTGAAAATGAGGGAACCATGATATTTCAAGTTGATGATTTTGAAGAACGTCAGGATTTCATTGTAGCTTGGAATAAAACAGattcaaatatttgttgtttGTGTCATTCATTTGAATACAAAGGTTTCCTTTGTAGACATGCATTGCTTGTTCTTCAAATATCTGGTGTATCCAACATCCCATCTCACTATATATTGAAGCGTTGGACAAAAGATGCAAAGATCGGGCGAACTATAGGTGAAGTATCTAATGGGCTTCAATATAGGGTGCAACGTTTCAATGATCTATGTAAACGGGCCATTAAATTGAGTGAAGAAGGGTCTTTATCTCAAGAAACCTTTGATATTGCAATTGAGGCATTAGACGAAGCCTTGAAACATTGTGTTGGTGTGAACAATTCTATTACGAGTGTTTTAGAGCCCAATACGTTGGCTATTCATGGTTTTCTTGATATTGAAGTAGAGAATCACTCAAACAATACGACCAAGGCATCTAAGAAAAAGAAGgcatataaaaaaagaaag GTACGTTCTGATTCAGAGGGACTAACTATCGGGATGCAAGACAGCTGCCAGCAGATG GAACAGTTGGACTCAAGAATGCACACCCTTGATAATTGTTATGTTCCTCAACAGGACATGCAAGGGATG GAACTCGGCTCTAGAGAACCAAGTCTTGATGGCTATTATAGTGCTCAACAAAATATGCAAGGAATG GGACAATTGAACTCAATACCGCCTATTCGTGATGGCTATTTTAGCAATCAACAAGGCATGCAGGGGCTG GGACAACTAAATTCAATACAAACACGTGTGAGCCATTATGGGGCCCAACAGAGCATGCAGGGACTG TTGCAGGGACAGCTTAGTTTCAGAGCACCAGCCATGCAGGGTTGTTTTGACATTCAGGACAGTCTGCAAGATATG GAACAATCCGTAGGTTCCTCACAATTTCATGGCATTGTGACAAAACATCTGCATGGCAAACACCTCTCTCGGTAG